TACGGCACACATACTGACCCCACATCAGACATGTTGACCATACAGCACACATACTGACCACACGCCAGACATGTTGACCATACAGCACACATATTGACCACACGCCAGACATGTTGACCATACAGCACACGAACTGACCACACGCCAGACATGTTGACCATATTGCAGACATATTGACCACACGCCAGACATGTTGACCATACAGCACATACTGACCACACGCCAGACATGTTGACCATACAGCACACAAGCTGACCACATGCCAGACATGTTGGCCATACGGCACACATACTGACCACACATCAGACATGTTGACCATACAGCACTTATACTGACCACACGCCAGACATGTTGACCATACAGCACAAATACTGACCACACGCCAGACATGTTGACCATACAGCACACATATTGACCACACGCCAGACATGTTGACCATACAGTGCATATTGACCACACGCCAGACATGTTGACCATACAGCACACATATTGACCACACGCCAGACATGTTAGCCATACAGCACACATGCTGACCACACGCCAGACATGTTGACCATACAGCACACATACTGACCACACGCCAGACATGTtgaccatacatcacacatattGACCACACTCCAGACATgttgaccatacaacacacatatTGACCACACGCCAGATATGTTAACCATACAGCACACATACTGACCACACGCCAGACATGTTAACCATACAGCACACATATTGACCACACACCAGACATGTTGACCATACAGCATACATACAGACCACACTCCAGACATGTTGACCATATAGCAGACATATTAACCACACGCCAGACTTGTTGACCATACAGCACACATATTGACCACACGCCAGACATGTTGACCATACTGCACACATATTGACCACACGCCAGACATGTTGACCATACAGTACACATACTGACCACACGCCAGACATGTTGACCATACAGCACACATATTGACCACACGCCAGACATGTTGACCATATAGCACACATACTGACCACACGCCAGACATGTAGACCAGATAGCAGACATATTGACCACACGCCAGACGTGCTGACCATACAGCACACATACTGACCACTCGCCAGACATGTTGACCATACAGCACATATATTGACCACACGCCAGACATGTTGATCATACAGCACACATACTGACCACACGCCATACATATTGACCATACAGCAGACATACTGACCACACGCCAGACATATTGACCAGACATCAGACATACTGACCACACGCCAGACATATTACCAGACAGGCAGATATATTGGCCACACGCCATACATATTGACCATACAGCAGATATACTGACCACACGCCAGACATATTGACCACACGCCAGGCATATTGACCACACTCCAAACATGCTGACCATACAGCAGACATATTGACCACACGCCAGACATGTTAACCATACAGCAGACATACTGACCACATCCAGACATATTAACCACACGCCAGACATGTTAACAGTCCAGCAGACATATTGACCACATGCCAAACATATTGACCATAGCCAGACATATTGACCACACGTCAGATATATTGAACATACGCCAGACATATTGACCACAATCCAGACATATTGACCGTACGCCGGATATATTCACCACACTCCAGACATATTGAACATACCCCAGACATGATTAACATACGCCATACATACTGAACACACGCCAGACGTATCAAACATACGCCAGACATATTAGCCATACGCCagacatatgaaagaaaatattgaaaagacAAATTGTGTCAATTGCTAACGGAGAGGACAGAATGTCTTCTCCAGATGAATGTGGGACCAGCAATACACGGATGGTAAAGTTAAGACGTGTATTGACCCAATGATCACACGcacagggggtggggtgggcttgCACGGGTTGTGGGGTCGGGAGATACAGGTTGtggagatagataaagagatgtcTCGTCTCATCAGTTTTGTGTCGTGACAGATGGTCAAGTTACGAAGACCAACTCAAATATTAATATGGTATGTGACACAAACAATGAAGTCAAAGAAAATATTCGCCAGACATGGTCTAAGTTACATGATAATGACAACTTTCAGAACGAGAGATAGAGAACTGATGATGAAATGTTCCCTCATACATAGAGGAACATGTGAGCCTGAATGGTAtggtcaacatcacagtcatccGAGGTCAAGAGGGTTGAAAGATCCAGTTACGTTGCACGAGGAAAGTCGAGGGAATGGATGGTATGAACCATCATGAGAGGTTAACAAGTGGAACTTTTAGTGTGAGGAAAGAGAAGTTGCTTGGTATCCTACACATAACATAATGAATGAATAACAATATGCAATTGTATCTAAACGTGACATGAAGgaaaaactattatcatttctGCAAGAAAACCTCGTAATATTCCAAAATGACAACATACAATCCATCATGAAGGACCAACGAGAGAGATAAGATAGTGTAGCACCCGGCCTGTCATGCCGTATGGAAACCGGACGTGGAATCAACATAAGATCATGTGAGAGAAGACTGAGTCATGGTTGAGAACAGCTCCAGGTGAGGGATCTGCCCACCATCAACTCCGTTATGCACCTGACGTAGCGGCACCGAACAACAGGTAGGACACGTGGTGGGCACTACGCGGTACCTCATGATGACGGCATTATCTCGTCATAAGTACAGGAAGTCATTaatgcctccctcctcacctgtcctGGGGGGCAGGCTGGGGTGGGAGCCAGGATGGGGAGACACAGGTCGTCGCCCAGGTCCAGGTCGCCCTCGTAAGTGCCGCCAGGACACTGGCAAACCGGGGTGCCGAACGCCGTCTGGTACAGGTCACGGCCCGCTGTGGGGAGGAGATTGGTCATGTAGGAGGGGGGGTAAAAGGGTGATGGCATGATATGATCAATGTGACACTTGTTCAGAGATGATGACTGTGtcgcgtgtgtgggggagggggtggggacggGTCTGGGCTGTCCAGAGTCATCAGTCCGACAGTAGCTTAATGGTCGtctctgcaacaacaacaacaacaacaacaacaacatgtgtGTGCCGTAGTTCCTTCCATTGATTGTGAGGTCAGCGGATGGTGAGGCAGGTCAGCCACCCACCTGTACAGAGGTGCGCCTCCCGGGGGTCGTGACACAGCTGGTCGCTGAAGACAAATATCCTGTCAGGGGCGCAGAGTCTAGGGGCGCAGTACCCCTGGCGGGTGTCAGCGTCCAGCAGGACGTACTCCGTCACGTTGCAGGGTCCctgcgtcaggagctggtggcaTCCTCCGTCAGGTAGCCTCACCTGGTCCCTCGGGCAGGAGTCGATCCTCACGTCccttcctgaagaaggaggtTTAGTGAGGACCTACCAGCACGAAGACCTCATAACACCTCGCTGCACAGGTCCTCCAGTATTGGACATCCTGTATCATCATGTGGTATATCATCATCCTACTGTATCATAACATACATCCTGTATCATCATGTGGTATATCATCATCCTACTGTATCATAACATACATCCTGTATCATCATGTGGTATATCATCATCCTACTGTATCATAACATACATCCTGTATCATCATGTGGTATATCATCATCCTACTGTATCATAACATACATCCTGTATCATCATGTGGTATATCATCATCCTACTGTATCATAACATACATCCTGTATCATCATGTGGTATATCATCATCCTACTGTATCATAACATACATCCTGTATCATCATGTGGTATATCATCATCCTACTGTATCATAACATACATCCTGTATCATCATGTGGTATATCATCATCCTACTGTATCATAACATACTCTCTGGCACAAAGGTATAAACATAcaagacgctgctgctgctgctgctgcaggagacggCCGTACCGTTATAATATCTGACGGAGGAAGGTAAGGTTGGCGGCCATGGTCCAAGGTGTGGCGGGCCAGATGCTCCCTGCTGGTCCTCTGTGGCCAGGGGGGCCGAGCCTGCTACTGGTGCTGAGGGCTCGCCTAGCACTCGGTCTCCTCTCAGTGTCCCACGTGGAGGACCACCTGGCAACACATGGTCTCGCTGTGTCCCACGTGGAGGACCACCTGGCAACACATGGTCTCGCTGTGTCCCACGTGGAGGACCACCTGGCAACACATGGTCTCGCTGTGTCCCACGTGGAGGACCACCTGGCAACACATGGTCTCGCTGTGTCCCACGTGGAGGACCACCTGGCAACACATGGTCTCGCTGTGTCCCACGTGGAGGACCACCTGGCAACACATGGTCTCGCTGTGTCCCACGTGGAGGACCACCTGGCAACACATGGTCTCGCTGTGTCCCACGTGGAGGACCACCTGGCAACACATGGTCTCGCTGTGTCCCACGTGGAGGACCACCTGGCAACACATGGTCTCGCTGTGTCCCACGTGGAGGACCACCTGGCAACACATGGTCTCGCTGTGTCCCACGTGGAGGACCACCTGGTAACACATGGTCTCGCTGTGTCCCACGTGGAGGACCACCTGGCAACACATGGTCTCGCTGTGTCCCACGTGGAGGACCACCTGGCAACACATGGTCTCGCTGTGTCCCACGTGGAGGATCTCTTTGTAGCTGTTTTTCTATGAGAGTCACTTGTTCTCCACCCACGGGGACTGTCTGTGTTGCAGGTGCCACAGGGGAGCCAGGTGACGGGGGGTCTGGTATAGTCTGTGGTGCAGGTGCCACAGGGGAGCCAGGTGACGGGGGGTCTGGTATAGTCTGTGGTGCAGGTGCCACAGGGGAGCCAGGTGACGGGGGGTCTGGTATAGTCTGTGGTGCAGGTGCCACAGGGGAGCCAGGTGACGGGGGGTCTGGTATAGTCTGTGGTGCAGGTGCCACAGGGGAGCCAGGTGACGGGGGAAGTGGGACTTGTCGCTTCGTTCTCGGGGCCATGGGGTCCTGGGGGATCAAGATATCAAAAATGAAACGAGCGATATACACCATGCACGTCTTACAGGCAGCATACATCATACACGTCTTACAGGCAGCATACATCATGCACGTTTTACAGGCAGCATACATCATGCACGTCTTACAGGCAGCATACATCATACGCGTCTTACAGGCAGCATACATCATGCATGTCTTACAGGCAGCATACATCATGCACGTCTTACAGGCAGCATACATCATGCACGTCTTACAGGAAGCATACATCATGCACGTCTTACAGGCAGCATACATCATGCTCGTCTTACAGGCAGCATACATCATACACGTCTTACAGGCAGCATACACCATGCACGTCTTACAGGCAGCATACATCATGCACGTCTTACAGGCAGCATACATCATACACGTCTTACAGGCAGCATACATCATGCACGTCTTACAGGCAGCATACATCATACACGTCTTACAGGCAGCATACATCATACACGTCTTACAGGCAGCATACATCATACACGTCTTACAGGCAGCATACATCATGCACGTCTTACAGGCAGCATAAATCATGCTCGTCTTACAGGCAGCATACATCATACACGTCTTACAGGCAGCATACATCATGCACGTCTTACAGGCAGCATAAATCATGCACGTCTTACAGGCAGCATACATCATACACGTCTTACAGGCAGCATACATCATACACGTCTTACAGGCAGCATACATCATGCTCGTCTTACAGGCAGCAAACATCATGCACGTCTTACAGGCAGCATACATCATGCACGTCTTACAGGCAGCATACATCATGCACGTCTTACAGGCAGCATACATCATGCTCGTCTTACAGGCAGCATACATCATACACGTCTTGCAGGCAGCATACATCATGCACGTCTTACAGGCAGCATACATCATGCACGTCTTACAGGCAGCATACATCATGCACGTCTTACAGGCAGCATACATCATGCTCGTCTTACAGGCAGCATACATCATACACGTCTTACAGGCAGCATACATCATGCACGTCTTACAGGCAGCATACATCATGCACGTCTTACAGGCAGCATACATCATACACGTCTTACAGGCAGCATACATCATGCATGTCTTACAGGCAGCATACATCATGCACGTCTTACAGGCAGCATACATCATGCACGTCTTACAGGAAGCATACATCATGCACGTCTTACAGGCAGCATACATCATGCTCGTCTTACAGGCAGCATACATCATACACGTCTTACAGGCAGCATACATCATGCACGTCTTACAGGCAGCATACATCATGCTCGTCTTAAAGGCAGCATACATCATACACGTCTTACAGGCAGCATACATCATGCACATCTTACAGGCAGCATACATCATCCACGTCTTACAGGCAGCATACATTTTGAGGGTGAGCGCTAACCTTGAGGATAAGACCCAGACACAGTAGCAGAGCCACAGCGATCATCTTGGCCATGTCTGCCTGGGACTGGTGTTGCGTCTGGTAAAATCACTCTTTCATCTGTGGCCTGTGAGCGTCCCTGGGCAGGTGTGGAGGTCCCGGTAGCCTCcagtgtgtcagtgtgatgaGGACAAACTGTCTACGAAGGTTATGATGACATCAGTCGTCATCTGCACTAGCCTCTCCTGCTGAAGGTGTTGAGGTAGAGGAGGAAACACTCGCAGCCCAGATGTGTCACGCCATCCAGACAGACGGATGAACCATGGGATTCATGAGTCTCACCTGCGAGTAATGACTCACGAGATGTGAGGTTCCATCTCAGCTTTCAATGTGTCATCAGTTTGTTAAGCCGACAAGACTGGAAACCATACAACTCTCAATCTTCTTATAACTGGAGGCTCGGAGACCACTTCCACAGACTGAGCCTCACTGGTCAGGGAACTCACGTGAACCAACAGCGGTAGACATAGAAAGTTCAAGAGTTTCAGAAAATGTATTCGGCAACTTCATTAAAGAAAGTATATATTGCAACTGTTTGGGAAACTTCTGAGGCGCAGCAGGAGGAGACCTGACAAGAATTATTGTTGTTACATCAGCAGCAGTTGTTTATGTTGTAGTTACATCAGCAGCAGTTGATTATGTTGTAGTTGTATCAGCAGCAGTTGATTATGTTGTAGTTGTATCAGCAGCAGTTGATTATGTTGTAGCGAGCGTCTgttgcatgtgttatgtctgctGGCGTGGCCTCTGGTGTGGGGCTGGGGTTCTCCTGAAGCAGATGTTGATCTTCCTCAGCAGGAGCCGCCCCAGTGTACTCCATTCCCTCCGCCGGTCCTCACATCAGTGATCATTTCATACAAGATCAACATCTTATGACCTAACTTAACTGATATTTTCTTGTATGTCTctctcgtgacctctgacctggaaagaaaaagaacaagttTATGAGTCGAGTCATTTAACAAGACTTGTAGCGTCCAGGAGGCCAGGGCAACAGATGCCACCACACCTCTCGGCTTTTCAAGAACAACACTGAAACAACTGATGATGAACGGCTTGAGCTACAACGATGATGAACGGCTTGAGCTACAACGATGATGAACGGCTTGAGTTACAATGATGAGATGAAACGTGCCAGGAAAACGTTATACTTGTACATACAATTCGTTATACTTGTACGTACAATTCGTTATACTTGTACATACAAGTCGTTATACTTGTACATACAAGTCGTTATACTTGTACATACAAGCCGATATACTTGTAGCCACACGCAGCTGTAATTGTAAATACAAACTGCTGATTACACACCAGCCTCTGTACTTGTAAACACAAGTTCTATACTAGTAGATACAAGGTTCTATACTTGTAGATACAAGGTTCTGTACTTGTAGATACAAGGTTCTATACTTGTAGATACAAGCTGCTATATATCGAAGTCTCTTGAATCAGATGTTGTTGGTCTGGCTTGAGAATAAATATTATGATGATGTTACACATCCAACATGATacaaaatttcattttctatattgTCACCCAACttcttcccctcctgtgttatGTAAGACACGCACTCTCTCTGACAGCGTTGATCAGGATCGTTTTTAGAAACATGAATAAGAAAAGGTCCAGCATAATATTCCCAGCGAATATGAGGCTAAAAGCAGAATATGCTACTCAAGTGTTTTCAAGATAATTAAGGAAGCACAGTGAACTTAGAGAAGATCCACAGTAGGACAACAAATATGGTGCCACAGTTAAGATATATATACCATATTGTtgttgaccatgacacattcacgggccacccgggCTGGAGCGCTTAGGTTCAAATCCTTGTTGTGGCAATCAGTTCAGTTAacctagccgttcatcctcctctaaagAAATAGGTTCGATGGGGTATACATTTACCCATTCCGCATCAGTACAAAAGAATAAAAATCAACGCCCGCCAGcggtgtggctgagggagtgctGGTGTGGCGGGCGGGCTTGTGGCAGGTGTCCAGcggtgtggctgagggagtgctGGTGTGGCGGGCGGGAGGGTGTCTGGTGTCCagtggtgtggctgagggagtgctGGTGTGGCGGGCGGGCTGGTGGCTGGTGTCCACcggtgtggctgagggagtgctGGTGTGGCGGGCGGGCTTGTGGTTGGTGTCCagtggtgtggctgagggagtgccGGTGTGGCGGGCGGGCTTGTGGCTGATGTCCACcggtgtggctgagggagtgctcgtgtggcgggcgggcgggctggtggctggtgtccagcggtgtggctgagggagtgctCGTGTGGCGGGTGGGCTGGTGGCTGGTGTCCAGcggtgtggctgagggagtgctGGTGTGGCGGGCGGGAGGGTGTCTGGTGTCCAGTGATGTGGCTGAGGGAGTGCTGGTGTGGCGGGCGGGCTGGTGTCTGGTGTCCagtggtgtggctgagggagtgctGGTGTGGCGGGCGGGCTGGTGGCTGGTGTCCACcggtgtggctgagggagtgctGGTGTGGCGGGCGGGCTGGTGGCTGGTGTCCagtggtgtggctgagggagtgctGGTGTGGCGGGCGGGCTGGTGGCTGGTGTCTAGCGACATGTGTTCACCAGCCAGGTCCTGCATGACCTCCTTCAACATGTGTGGCACTCTGATGTTAGCAGCTAGTGTGGTAACTTGACTGAACTTACATAACTGTGTCTGGTCAAGTGGTGTCaactagtatgtatgtatgtatgtatgtatgtatgtatgtatgtatgtatgtatgtacatatgtatgtatgtatgcatgtacatatgtatgtatgtttattggAACGAGTGTGTGCCATATGGTGAGGGAACCAGGCTAAGATCTGAACTACCATGAGACATGAATCATTATGTAGTGAACAATGATACATAGTTTGAGAGGCACAAGACAAACATATGTCATGAGTGACTGATGAAGTCGGctcacctcagcctccactccAAGGAAACCGGTTTTCTTTGTTGAGGTTTCACCTGGTGGCAGGTCACCAGGCTGACCAGTCAGGTGGCCATCTTACACCATACCATGACCTAATGTCTTGTTCATGATACAGTTCCACAGTGCAGGCAGTTCTCTGGGCCCAGGTAATGGGCCAACCAGCTCTCCATAACAAGGCTAAAGCTGTTCCACAAATAAGAATTAAGATGATATGATCAGTTAACAATATTTCTGTATCTTTACATGACGTACATATCTATATTTGAGTTCCTGACCTTCGTGTAGTTATCGACCTACTCACCTCCACCTgaccaaccctcccagtacctggCCCACAGTGACCGTCGACCATAACCAGCGATCGTGTttgtcacctcacctcccccgtcactccctcctccacccaatcccgactcaggttttttttttattgcctaacacacacatacacacacacacacacacacacacacacacacacggatcgcTGGGACTTAGTCCAAAACTCACTCTCTCAGTGTAGCGCCTCGCGCTTGACAGCACAACTCGCACAACTGACCattcatctttcttcttatgatgaAAATCTTGACAGAACATTACTGAGTGACTGTCCAGTGAGGGACTGGGAGGGTGAGGTCGCTGATGCAGGAAGGTCGGCCCTTCCGAGTGAACCCATGAGCATTATCAAACGACTGTGACCCTcccatctcctcacacagtgc
The sequence above is a segment of the Panulirus ornatus isolate Po-2019 chromosome 12, ASM3632096v1, whole genome shotgun sequence genome. Coding sequences within it:
- the LOC139752224 gene encoding uncharacterized protein isoform X2 — encoded protein: MAKMIAVALLLCLGLILKDPMAPRTKRQVPLPPSPGSPVAPAPQTIPDPPSPGSPVAPAPQTIPDPPSPGSPVAPAPQTIPDPPSPGSPVAPAPQTIPDPPSPGSPVAPATQTVPVGGEQVTLIEKQLQRDPPRGTQRDHVLPGGPPRGTQRDHVLPGGPPRGTQRDHVLPGGPPRGTQRDHVLPGGPPRGTQRDHVLPGGPPRGTQRDHVLPGGPPRGTQRDHVLPGGPPRGTQRDHVLPGGPPRGTQRDHVLPGGPPRGTQRDHVLPGGPPRGTQRDHVLPGGPPRGTQRDHVLPGGPPRGTQRDHVLPGGPPRGTLRGDRVLGEPSAPVAGSAPLATEDQQGASGPPHLGPWPPTLPSSVRYYNGRDVRIDSCPRDQVRLPDGGCHQLLTQGPCNVTEYVLLDADTRQGYCAPRLCAPDRIFVFSDQLCHDPREAHLCTAGRDLYQTAFGTPVCQCPGGTYEGDLDLGDDLCLPILAPTPACPPGQVLWFRDFTLRQECLPDPCGGQNLRRRPAELPFVPSHLEGRCYQLGQEGGGICGPGTLYGLGLGSLRGACITLEDAGYIVLDNETLAFFQEFYGPFIPNISPEASRENSQLGLLEEQLTGGELDPPAVETEPDQEARIRGQDPTRRTTCHTGVRGPLVQHDTVLGEVRHGVGVPVSGLRTKGPVPVGPVARGPLVKDSLQQHFRDKVPLPRRPLTMRPLTMARALYRPPTAGGTREKPLGTGLPHRGSHSGHGARKTVIERVVSGELVAMVTLRGNTPYDLSPDSARDLDAAISLALTAHDGEKFSGFRWRHLGVQSRVLLPVMVVGVRCVPAQCGTRCAGKLGEVSESGQVGRSDAGGSGEVGESGEVDESGEVGGAREVCGSQS
- the LOC139752224 gene encoding uncharacterized protein isoform X3, with product MAKMIAVALLLCLGLILKDPMAPRTKRQVPLPPSPGSPVAPAPQTIPDPPSPGSPVAPAPQTIPDPPSPGSPVAPAPQTIPDPPSPGSPVAPAPQTIPDPPSPGSPVAPATQTVPVGGEQVTLIEKQLQRDPPRGTQRDHVLPGGPPRGTQRDHVLPGGPPRGTQRDHVLPGGPPRGTQRDHVLPGGPPRGTQRDHVLPGGPPRGTQRDHVLPGGPPRGTQRDHVLPGGPPRGTQRDHVLPGGPPRGTQRDHVLPGGPPRGTQRDHVLPGGPPRGTQRDHVLPGGPPRGTQRDHVLPGGPPRGTQRDHVLPGGPPRGTLRGDRVLGEPSAPVAGSAPLATEDQQGASGPPHLGPWPPTLPSSVRYYNGRDVRIDSCPRDQVRLPDGGCHQLLTQGPCNVTEYVLLDADTRQGYCAPRLCAPDRIFVFSDQLCHDPREAHLCTAGRDLYQTAFGTPVCQCPGGTYEGDLDLGDDLCLPILAPTPACPPGQVLWFRDFTLRQECLPDPCGGQNLRRRPAELPFVPSHLEGRCYQLGQEGGGICGPGTLYGLGLGSLRGACITLEDAGYIVLDNETLAFFQEFYGPFIPNISPEASRENSQLGLLEEQLTGGELDPPAVETEPDQEARIRGQDPTRRTTCHTGVRGPLVQHDTVLGEVRHGVGVPVSGLRTKGPVPVGPVARGPLVKDSLQQHFRDKVPLPRRPLTMRPLTMARALYRPPTAGGTREKPLGTGLPHRGSHSGHGARKTVIERVVSGELVAMVTLRGNTPYDLSPDSARDLDAAISLALTAHDGEKFSGFRWRHLGVQSRVLLPVMVVGVRCVPAQCGTRCAGKLGEVSESGQVGRSDAGGSGEVGSGDGQERLLSQER